In the genome of Haemophilus pittmaniae, one region contains:
- the matP gene encoding macrodomain Ter protein MatP, giving the protein MRYQKLENQEASWKWSYLIRKHREGEKITRYAENSLEESKVQELIECQNYPEKIEEWISNHLSADLPVKLDQAIRARRKRFFNAEKQSTKKKSIDLEYAVWFRLSRYSQKMKMTLSETIMYMIDERESKALYESQMTAMKAGLKNLLKK; this is encoded by the coding sequence ATGAGATATCAAAAACTTGAAAACCAAGAAGCCAGTTGGAAATGGAGCTATTTAATTCGCAAACATCGCGAAGGCGAAAAAATCACCCGTTATGCGGAAAATAGCCTAGAAGAAAGCAAAGTACAGGAATTAATCGAATGCCAAAATTATCCGGAAAAAATCGAAGAATGGATTAGTAACCATCTCTCAGCCGATTTACCGGTAAAATTAGATCAAGCGATTCGTGCCCGCCGTAAACGCTTTTTCAATGCGGAAAAACAATCCACCAAGAAAAAATCTATCGATTTGGAATATGCGGTTTGGTTTCGTTTGTCGCGCTATTCCCAAAAAATGAAAATGACTCTATCTGAAACCATCATGTATATGATTGATGAACGGGAAAGTAAGGCCTTGTATGAAAGCCAAATGACCGCAATGAAAGCGGGCTTGAAAAATCTACTGAAAAAATAA
- the cspD gene encoding cold shock domain-containing protein CspD: MEIGVVKWFNNAKGFGFISAEGVDSDIFAHYSVIEMDGYRSLKAGQKVQFDVIHGDKGSHATKIIPIVE; encoded by the coding sequence ATGGAAATTGGAGTAGTTAAATGGTTTAACAATGCAAAAGGATTTGGGTTCATCTCCGCCGAAGGTGTGGACTCCGATATTTTTGCACATTATTCGGTGATTGAAATGGATGGATATCGCTCTTTAAAAGCCGGTCAAAAAGTGCAATTTGACGTGATCCATGGGGATAAAGGTTCCCACGCCACAAAGATTATTCCGATAGTGGAATAA
- a CDS encoding YoaH family protein gives MFDIHLTHEQQQKAVEQIQQLMAQGISSGEAIQIVAKALREIHGKAENEKTREK, from the coding sequence ATGTTTGATATTCATTTAACCCACGAACAACAGCAAAAAGCGGTGGAACAAATTCAGCAATTAATGGCGCAAGGAATAAGTAGCGGAGAGGCTATTCAAATCGTCGCCAAAGCATTGCGTGAGATTCACGGTAAAGCGGAAAACGAAAAGACAAGGGAAAAATAA
- the truC gene encoding tRNA pseudouridine(65) synthase TruC, with protein MLEILYQDEVLVAVNKPAGMLVHRSWLDTHETRFVMQTLRDQLGRHVFPIHRLDRPTSGVLLFALDSETANLLCQQFAEKTMEKSYLAIVRGYLLGEGRIDYPLKPRLDKIADKFAETDKQPQLAITDYCGLQTVEMPYAVGRYATSRYSLVRLFPQTGRKHQLRRHLKHIFHPILGDTQYGDLHQNRALTTHCGVNRLFLHAEMLRFCHPYSHEMVEIRADVDEQWQKLIEIFGW; from the coding sequence ATGCTTGAGATTTTATATCAAGATGAAGTGCTGGTGGCGGTGAATAAACCGGCCGGAATGTTGGTGCACCGCAGTTGGTTGGATACCCACGAAACGCGTTTCGTTATGCAAACCTTGCGAGATCAGTTGGGGCGTCATGTATTTCCGATTCACCGCTTGGATCGGCCGACTTCTGGCGTATTGCTCTTTGCCTTGGATAGTGAAACCGCCAATTTACTGTGCCAACAATTTGCCGAGAAAACGATGGAGAAATCCTATTTGGCGATTGTGCGCGGTTATTTATTGGGGGAAGGACGGATTGATTATCCGTTGAAACCTCGACTAGACAAAATTGCCGATAAATTTGCTGAAACCGATAAACAGCCACAACTGGCAATTACCGATTATTGTGGTTTACAGACCGTGGAAATGCCTTACGCAGTGGGGCGTTATGCGACCAGTCGCTATTCCTTAGTACGTCTTTTCCCGCAAACTGGCCGTAAACATCAGCTACGGCGACATCTAAAACATATTTTTCACCCAATTTTGGGTGATACCCAATATGGTGATCTGCATCAGAATCGAGCATTGACAACCCATTGTGGGGTAAATCGTTTATTTTTACATGCTGAAATGTTACGTTTTTGCCACCCTTACAGTCATGAGATGGTGGAAATTCGGGCTGATGTAGATGAACAATGGCAAAAACTCATAGAAATTTTTGGTTGGTAG
- a CDS encoding YqcC family protein: MQQQTREHLQQLQIVMQRLQLWQTNPPAPAAFISEQPFALDTMEPTEWLQWIFIPRMHALLDSGAALPSQIAVSPYLEEAMAEFEALSELLEPLRQLEELLQNQQDA; encoded by the coding sequence ATGCAGCAACAAACCAGAGAGCATTTGCAACAATTGCAAATCGTCATGCAGCGTCTGCAATTATGGCAGACCAATCCACCGGCGCCGGCCGCCTTTATTAGCGAACAACCTTTTGCGTTGGATACCATGGAACCGACTGAATGGTTACAGTGGATTTTTATTCCCCGCATGCATGCCTTATTAGACAGCGGTGCTGCATTGCCGAGTCAAATTGCCGTTTCCCCTTATTTGGAGGAAGCAATGGCCGAATTTGAGGCATTGTCAGAATTATTAGAACCGTTGCGCCAATTAGAAGAATTACTGCAGAATCAACAAGATGCTTGA
- a CDS encoding acylphosphatase, with protein MIAGKFQVYGRVQGVGFRYFTWRQAQKLGVYGTVRNCLDGSVEVIAQGTPEAVAQLSTWLHQGPPSANVERVLQSDIEMRDYPDFRVLHSWD; from the coding sequence ATGATAGCAGGCAAATTTCAAGTGTATGGGCGTGTGCAAGGCGTCGGATTTCGTTACTTTACTTGGCGGCAGGCACAAAAACTAGGGGTGTACGGTACGGTGCGCAATTGTCTAGATGGTAGTGTTGAGGTGATTGCCCAAGGAACACCGGAAGCTGTCGCTCAATTATCGACTTGGCTTCACCAAGGACCGCCAAGTGCTAATGTAGAACGGGTTTTACAATCGGATATTGAGATGCGCGATTACCCGGATTTTCGCGTATTACATAGTTGGGATTAG
- a CDS encoding curli polymerization inhibitor CsgI-related protein, whose product MKLRAIALGLAVLTASGSSMAGMVNASSNLSVLAVDGQKASKSLLKNTTSFNAEAGQTHQAVVRLSEVLGSANNQELFESSPIIVTFQGNSQDLQITAPTIRSKDDAEKFNKAPSITVTTKSGQAVDAKVDVLKQEGLFPTANVVSDLAEYNASNAPAAVAAFAAGNAAAMPGVASTKASKGKIVVQGENVAEQQLQYWFQQADKETQTRFLNWAKKQK is encoded by the coding sequence ATGAAATTACGCGCAATTGCACTGGGTTTGGCAGTACTCACAGCCAGCGGCAGCTCAATGGCAGGGATGGTCAATGCGTCATCCAATCTTTCCGTTTTAGCCGTAGATGGCCAAAAAGCCTCTAAATCCTTGCTAAAAAATACCACTTCATTTAACGCCGAAGCAGGTCAAACCCACCAGGCCGTAGTTCGTTTATCAGAAGTGCTTGGTTCAGCCAATAACCAAGAATTATTTGAATCCTCGCCAATTATCGTGACTTTCCAAGGTAACAGCCAAGATTTACAAATTACCGCACCAACCATTCGTTCTAAAGACGATGCTGAAAAATTCAACAAAGCCCCATCCATCACCGTTACCACCAAATCCGGTCAAGCTGTTGATGCTAAAGTGGATGTGTTAAAACAAGAAGGGCTTTTCCCAACGGCCAACGTAGTAAGCGATTTAGCGGAATATAACGCCTCTAACGCACCAGCTGCAGTTGCCGCTTTTGCTGCCGGTAATGCGGCCGCAATGCCGGGTGTTGCCTCCACTAAAGCCAGCAAAGGCAAAATTGTGGTGCAAGGGGAAAATGTTGCTGAACAACAATTACAATATTGGTTCCAACAAGCCGATAAAGAAACCCAAACCCGTTTCTTGAACTGGGCTAAAAAACAAAAATAA
- the yccS gene encoding YccS family putative transporter — translation MNRWLNAKVIAAIPVFIALNLAAVGIWAFDISAQAMPLVLGIIAGGLVDLDNRLTGRLKNVFYTLVAFSISTFIVQLNIGQPLQYILLMTAITFIFTMIGAVGPRYNTIAFGTLVVAVYTTLTYLPDNQQSWFINPLMILLGTLLYSVVTLIVYLFFPNRPVQENVAKAFCALGEYLDAKSTFFDPDEIEQIEHKQLNVAMKNANVVSAFNLVRTALFHRIRGQHRHPRTQRMLRYYFIAQDIHERANSSHFDYQQLAETLKNTDLIFRIQRLWELQAQACHEMTAALRQNQPYHYNLRVDKALQGTMQSFELYARQHPDADELTAIQTLLDNLQSINWQLRQLEQDNPDQEKYAQIYEVQITGLKNIVAAILENCTFESQLFRHAVRLSLVVLLCCSIVEFFQFNLGYWILLTAVFVCQPNYSATKSRLRQRIVGTILGVLVGSALPYLNPTLEMQLGLLVLTNTLFFFFRSNNYSYSTFFITLQVLISFDVAGLSSEAALLPRLLDTLIGTAISWVAVSYLWPDWKYLQLDKVSRQAIYSDAQYLLHILSQLQFGQSNDLQYRIARRNAHQYAAALSATLSNMNNEPDKYQSYLQQGFDLLKMNYSLLSYISALGAYRQKMSRLQQSTQFLAGFYPCAKKVLYVLENIEKLSPEVFDKLQLNIELGLKEIQWDESQAAEKAAFSQPLQQLNLIAQLLPQIYQYFHPTADLPLMNEQSAG, via the coding sequence ATGAATCGTTGGCTAAATGCGAAAGTCATTGCAGCCATTCCGGTGTTTATTGCACTCAATTTGGCGGCTGTCGGCATTTGGGCATTTGATATTTCGGCACAGGCCATGCCCTTAGTTTTGGGGATTATTGCCGGTGGTTTAGTGGATTTGGACAATCGCCTAACTGGTCGTTTAAAAAATGTGTTTTATACCCTCGTGGCTTTTTCTATCTCCACTTTTATCGTACAGCTAAATATCGGACAACCGCTCCAATATATTTTGCTGATGACCGCAATAACCTTTATTTTTACCATGATTGGTGCGGTTGGGCCACGCTATAACACCATCGCTTTTGGAACACTAGTAGTCGCAGTCTATACCACCCTCACCTACTTACCCGATAATCAGCAAAGTTGGTTTATTAATCCTTTAATGATCCTGCTCGGCACATTGTTGTATAGCGTAGTCACACTCATTGTTTATCTGTTTTTTCCCAATCGTCCGGTGCAAGAAAACGTCGCCAAAGCCTTCTGTGCCCTGGGTGAATATTTAGATGCTAAATCCACCTTTTTCGATCCCGATGAAATTGAGCAAATTGAACACAAGCAACTGAATGTGGCGATGAAAAATGCCAATGTAGTAAGCGCCTTTAATTTAGTTCGCACAGCCTTGTTTCACCGTATTCGGGGACAACATCGCCATCCTCGCACCCAACGAATGTTGCGCTATTACTTTATCGCTCAAGATATTCATGAACGGGCCAACTCCAGCCATTTTGATTATCAACAATTAGCCGAAACCCTCAAAAATACCGATTTAATTTTCCGTATTCAGCGTCTTTGGGAATTACAGGCTCAAGCCTGCCATGAAATGACCGCTGCATTACGACAAAATCAACCTTATCACTACAATCTGCGGGTTGATAAAGCCCTGCAAGGCACCATGCAATCCTTTGAATTGTACGCTCGCCAACATCCGGATGCCGATGAGCTAACCGCAATTCAAACACTGTTGGATAACCTACAAAGTATCAACTGGCAATTACGTCAATTAGAGCAGGATAATCCGGATCAGGAAAAATATGCCCAGATCTATGAAGTGCAAATTACCGGCCTAAAAAATATCGTTGCTGCCATCCTAGAGAATTGCACCTTTGAATCCCAATTATTCCGCCACGCAGTGCGCCTGTCGTTGGTAGTTTTGCTATGCTGTTCAATTGTAGAATTTTTCCAATTTAACTTGGGCTACTGGATTTTGCTCACCGCCGTATTTGTTTGCCAACCCAACTACTCCGCCACAAAAAGCCGTTTACGGCAACGGATTGTGGGAACGATTTTGGGTGTATTAGTCGGCTCCGCATTGCCTTATTTAAATCCAACCCTGGAAATGCAATTAGGACTATTGGTGTTAACCAATACCCTATTTTTCTTTTTCCGCAGTAATAATTATAGCTATTCCACCTTCTTTATTACCTTACAGGTATTGATTAGCTTCGATGTAGCCGGTCTTAGTAGTGAAGCCGCATTATTACCGCGCCTACTCGACACCCTGATTGGTACAGCCATTTCTTGGGTGGCCGTTTCCTATCTATGGCCCGATTGGAAATATTTGCAACTGGATAAGGTCAGCCGTCAGGCTATCTATAGTGATGCGCAATATCTATTACATATTTTAAGCCAATTACAATTTGGCCAATCCAATGATCTGCAATATCGCATTGCGCGCCGTAACGCCCATCAATATGCGGCAGCCCTCAGTGCCACCCTGTCCAATATGAACAATGAACCGGACAAATATCAGAGCTATTTGCAACAGGGATTTGATTTACTGAAAATGAATTACTCATTGCTCAGCTATATTTCCGCATTAGGGGCATATCGACAAAAAATGAGTCGTTTGCAGCAAAGCACCCAATTCTTGGCCGGTTTCTATCCTTGCGCTAAAAAAGTGCTGTATGTGTTAGAAAATATTGAAAAATTATCCCCTGAAGTATTTGATAAATTACAACTCAATATCGAGCTAGGGTTGAAGGAAATCCAATGGGATGAAAGCCAGGCCGCAGAAAAAGCCGCTTTCAGCCAACCCTTGCAACAATTAAATTTGATTGCCCAGTTATTGCCGCAAATTTACCAATACTTTCACCCAACGGCCGATTTGCCTTTAATGAACGAACAGTCGGCTGGTTAA
- the rsxA gene encoding electron transport complex subunit RsxA: protein MTHYLLLIIGTALINNFVLVKFLGLCPFMGVSKKIETALGMGLATMFVLTVASLCAYLVDHYLLMPFNALFLRTLVFILVIAVVVQFTEMVINKTSPTLYRLLGIFLPLITTNCAVLGVALLNVNLAHNLTESVVYGFGASAGFALVLVLFAALRERLAAADVPLPFRGSSIALITAGLMSLAFMGFTGLVK, encoded by the coding sequence ATGACACATTATCTTCTTCTTATCATCGGCACCGCGCTGATTAACAATTTCGTGTTGGTTAAATTTTTGGGGCTTTGTCCTTTTATGGGCGTATCGAAAAAAATTGAAACCGCACTCGGCATGGGATTGGCGACGATGTTTGTGTTAACCGTAGCCTCCCTGTGTGCCTATTTAGTGGATCATTATCTGTTAATGCCATTTAATGCGCTTTTCTTACGCACCTTGGTATTTATTTTGGTGATCGCTGTGGTGGTGCAATTTACCGAAATGGTGATCAATAAAACCAGCCCAACCCTATATCGTCTCTTGGGTATTTTCCTTCCGCTTATCACCACCAACTGTGCCGTATTAGGCGTTGCGTTATTGAACGTAAATTTAGCGCATAACCTCACCGAATCAGTGGTTTACGGTTTTGGCGCATCCGCCGGTTTTGCTTTGGTATTGGTGCTATTTGCCGCGTTACGCGAGCGCTTAGCAGCCGCTGATGTGCCCTTGCCATTTCGTGGTTCGTCTATTGCCTTGATCACTGCCGGATTAATGTCCTTGGCTTTCATGGGCTTCACAGGATTAGTGAAATGA
- the rsxB gene encoding electron transport complex subunit RsxB — protein sequence MYLLLAISLLALLFGAILGYASIKLKVEADPVVDKIDAILPQSQCGQCGYPGCRPYAEAIANGDSITKCIPGGQPTIVKIAEIMGVDVPSGDAQEEPVTQVALIHEEMCIGCTKCIQACPVDAIIGTNKAMHTVIADLCTGCTLCVAPCPTDCIKMIDVKPQVDNWNWKFDAKLVIPVVNTTDNEKKLVVGE from the coding sequence ATGTATCTGTTACTTGCCATCAGTTTGTTGGCGCTACTATTTGGGGCTATTTTGGGGTATGCCTCTATCAAACTTAAGGTCGAAGCCGATCCCGTGGTGGATAAAATCGATGCGATTTTGCCGCAAAGCCAATGCGGACAATGTGGTTATCCCGGTTGTCGCCCTTATGCCGAAGCCATTGCCAATGGCGATAGCATCACCAAATGCATACCCGGTGGACAACCTACGATAGTGAAGATCGCTGAGATTATGGGCGTTGATGTACCTAGCGGTGATGCACAAGAAGAGCCGGTGACCCAAGTTGCCCTAATCCATGAAGAAATGTGCATTGGTTGCACCAAATGTATTCAAGCCTGTCCGGTCGATGCCATTATTGGTACCAATAAAGCCATGCATACAGTCATCGCCGATCTTTGTACCGGCTGTACCCTTTGCGTAGCACCTTGCCCGACGGATTGTATAAAAATGATTGATGTAAAACCGCAAGTGGATAATTGGAACTGGAAATTCGATGCTAAATTGGTAATTCCCGTGGTAAATACCACTGATAATGAGAAAAAATTAGTGGTGGGGGAATAA
- the rsxC gene encoding electron transport complex subunit RsxC, with translation MADVLSRFASGKLWQFKGGIHPPEMKAQSNHQPISAAPLSKDFYVPVKQHAGNPGRLLVQVGDRVLKGQPLTQGDGLRELPIHAPTSGLVKDIAPYVAAHPSGLTEIMVHIEADGLDQWREQSPLADYLHLPPQQLVERIYQAGVAGLGGAVFPTAAKIHSAESKVKLLIINAAECEPYISCDDRLMRDYTDEILEGVRILRYLLRPEKVVIAIEDNKPEAISALKRHLNGADDIELRIIPTKYPSGAAKQLIYVLTGMEVPAGGRSSDIGVLMHNVGTAFAIKRAIIDDEPLIERVVTLTGDKISQKGNYWVRLGTPINELLAHYGYQFDARFPVFAGGPMMGLQLFDLKAPVSKVVNCLLAPDHFEYGEPEPEQSCIRCSACSDACPVNLMPQQLYWFARSEDHKKSEEYSLKDCIECGVCAYVCPSHIPLIQYFRQEKAKIWEIKEKEIKAAEAKARFEAKQARMEREQEARKARTQQAAENRRQEVAQNQGEDPVAAALARLKAKQAENTPLEIKTVISEQGEVQPDNSQLMALRKARRLAKQAAETEKSTQVDTSSTATNDSASDDKKAAVAAALARAKAKKAAQLNSAATVVAENTVTETASIAAETDPKKAAVAAAIARAKAKKAAQTDSTTAVAERTPMETASTTDETDPKKAAVAAAIARAKAKKVAQADSTTAVAERTPMETASTTDETDPKKAAVAAAIARAKAKKAAQADSTTAVAERTPMETASTTDEADPKKAAVAAAIARAKAKKAAQTDSTTAVAERTPMETVSTTDETDPKKAAVAAAIARAKAKKAAMDAAKQQ, from the coding sequence ATGGCCGATGTATTAAGTCGTTTTGCCAGCGGTAAACTTTGGCAGTTTAAAGGTGGAATTCATCCTCCTGAAATGAAAGCACAATCCAATCACCAACCGATTAGTGCAGCTCCTTTAAGCAAAGATTTTTATGTGCCAGTTAAACAACATGCCGGCAATCCGGGGCGTTTATTGGTACAAGTCGGCGATCGCGTGCTCAAAGGCCAACCACTCACCCAAGGTGATGGGCTACGCGAGTTGCCGATTCACGCCCCTACTTCCGGCCTTGTAAAAGATATTGCGCCTTATGTGGCAGCCCACCCTTCAGGTCTTACGGAAATAATGGTGCATATCGAGGCTGACGGCCTAGATCAATGGCGTGAACAATCCCCCTTAGCCGACTATCTACATCTGCCACCGCAACAATTAGTAGAGCGGATTTATCAAGCTGGAGTGGCCGGGCTAGGTGGCGCAGTATTTCCAACTGCGGCAAAAATCCATTCTGCGGAATCTAAGGTCAAGCTATTAATTATCAATGCTGCTGAATGCGAACCTTATATTAGTTGCGATGATCGCCTAATGCGTGATTACACCGACGAAATCTTGGAAGGTGTACGTATTTTGCGTTATCTGCTAAGACCGGAAAAAGTCGTGATCGCCATTGAAGACAATAAACCGGAGGCTATTAGCGCGTTAAAACGTCATCTCAATGGTGCCGATGATATCGAACTGCGGATCATTCCAACCAAATACCCTTCCGGTGCCGCGAAACAATTGATTTATGTACTAACCGGTATGGAAGTGCCGGCCGGTGGCCGTTCTTCAGATATCGGTGTATTGATGCATAATGTCGGAACGGCTTTTGCAATTAAGCGAGCGATAATTGACGATGAGCCATTGATTGAACGCGTAGTCACCCTGACCGGCGATAAAATTAGCCAAAAAGGAAATTATTGGGTGCGTTTAGGTACCCCAATTAATGAATTATTAGCGCATTATGGCTATCAATTCGATGCTCGTTTTCCGGTATTTGCCGGCGGGCCGATGATGGGCCTACAGCTCTTTGATTTAAAAGCACCGGTAAGCAAGGTCGTCAACTGTCTGCTTGCACCGGATCATTTCGAATACGGCGAACCTGAACCTGAACAATCCTGTATTCGCTGCTCTGCCTGTTCCGATGCTTGTCCGGTTAATTTAATGCCGCAACAGCTCTATTGGTTTGCACGTAGTGAAGATCACAAAAAGTCTGAAGAATATTCTCTCAAAGATTGTATTGAGTGTGGAGTTTGTGCCTATGTTTGCCCAAGCCATATTCCACTGATCCAATATTTCCGCCAAGAAAAAGCCAAAATTTGGGAAATCAAAGAAAAAGAAATTAAGGCAGCAGAAGCTAAAGCCCGTTTTGAAGCCAAACAGGCCCGTATGGAACGGGAACAAGAGGCGCGTAAAGCCCGCACCCAACAAGCGGCAGAAAATCGCCGCCAAGAAGTCGCACAAAACCAAGGCGAAGACCCGGTTGCAGCTGCACTTGCTCGGTTAAAAGCCAAACAAGCTGAAAATACGCCACTTGAAATTAAAACGGTGATTTCCGAACAAGGGGAAGTTCAACCGGATAATTCACAATTAATGGCCTTACGCAAAGCCCGACGCTTAGCCAAACAAGCTGCGGAAACTGAAAAATCAACACAAGTTGATACCTCATCAACGGCAACAAATGATTCAGCAAGCGATGATAAAAAAGCCGCTGTTGCCGCAGCACTTGCCCGTGCTAAGGCAAAAAAAGCAGCTCAACTCAATAGTGCTGCCACTGTTGTTGCTGAAAATACAGTAACAGAAACGGCATCAATAGCGGCTGAAACCGATCCGAAGAAAGCCGCTGTCGCGGCTGCCATTGCCCGTGCTAAAGCAAAAAAAGCAGCTCAAACTGATAGCACCACTGCTGTTGCTGAAAGAACGCCAATGGAAACTGCATCGACAACCGATGAGACTGATCCGAAGAAAGCCGCTGTTGCGGCAGCCATTGCTCGTGCTAAGGCGAAAAAAGTGGCTCAAGCTGATAGCACCACAGCTGTTGCTGAAAGAACGCCAATGGAAACTGCATCGACAACCGATGAGACTGATCCGAAGAAAGCCGCTGTCGCGGCTGCTATTGCTCGCGCTAAGGCGAAAAAAGCTGCTCAAGCTGATAGCACCACAGCTGTTGCAGAAAGAACGCCAATGGAAACTGCATCGACAACCGATGAGGCTGATCCAAAGAAAGCGGCTGTCGCGGCTGCCATTGCCCGTGCTAAAGCGAAAAAAGCGGCTCAAACTGATAGCACTACTGCTGTTGCTGAAAGAACGCCAATGGAAACTGTATCGACAACCGATGAGACTGATCCGAAGAAAGCCGCTGTCGCGGCCGCTATTGCTCGCGCTAAAGCGAAAAAAGCGGCTATGGATGCCGCCAAGCAACAATAA
- the rsxD gene encoding electron transport complex subunit RsxD: MFKNMTSSPHVHSGKLTARIMLWVILAMLPALAAQLYYFGFGVLIQILLAVSCALLLEFGVTKLRKKPTLFYIGDFSVVLTALILAMAIPPYAPYWVILIGTACAVLLGKHVYGGLGQNPFNPAMVGYVVLLISFPLQMTTWIPPIALLQEPPTFPDALSLIFNNVTTDGFTLSQLLHSIDGITQATPLDSAKIFYSLHQGGPEVFHQFVQLPILQNGSDLATGWWQINLAFLLGGLFLIWKKAIHWQIPVAMLVSFMCLAIITAFLGKHHLSVISQLLSGAMMFGAFFIATDPVTASITPRGKLVFGGLIGLLVYLIRYFGNYPDGVAFAVLLANICVPLIDHYTRPRVAGYAVKGKKS, from the coding sequence ATGTTTAAAAATATGACCAGCTCACCCCATGTGCATTCCGGCAAACTCACAGCCCGAATTATGCTTTGGGTGATCCTTGCTATGTTACCGGCACTGGCCGCCCAGTTATATTACTTTGGTTTTGGTGTGTTGATTCAAATCCTATTAGCTGTGAGCTGTGCCCTTCTATTGGAATTTGGAGTAACCAAACTACGTAAAAAACCAACGCTTTTTTATATCGGGGATTTTAGTGTGGTATTAACCGCGCTTATTCTTGCGATGGCAATTCCACCCTATGCGCCCTATTGGGTAATTCTAATCGGTACCGCTTGCGCTGTGCTATTGGGGAAACATGTATATGGTGGATTAGGACAAAATCCTTTTAACCCGGCTATGGTCGGTTATGTGGTGTTATTAATTTCTTTCCCATTGCAGATGACAACCTGGATTCCGCCAATTGCGTTATTACAGGAACCACCGACATTCCCGGATGCACTTTCCCTTATTTTTAATAATGTGACGACCGATGGCTTTACCCTGTCACAATTGCTACATTCAATCGATGGAATAACCCAAGCAACACCGTTAGATAGCGCCAAAATCTTCTATTCCCTGCATCAGGGTGGCCCAGAGGTTTTCCATCAATTTGTACAACTGCCGATTTTACAAAATGGTAGTGATTTGGCTACCGGCTGGTGGCAAATCAATCTTGCCTTCTTACTAGGCGGTCTATTCTTAATCTGGAAGAAAGCCATTCATTGGCAAATTCCCGTAGCAATGCTAGTAAGTTTCATGTGCTTGGCAATCATTACCGCCTTTTTGGGAAAACATCATCTAAGCGTAATTAGTCAATTATTAAGCGGAGCCATGATGTTTGGCGCATTTTTTATTGCTACAGATCCTGTCACAGCATCTATTACACCTCGTGGAAAACTAGTATTTGGTGGATTAATCGGGTTATTAGTCTATTTAATCCGTTACTTCGGTAACTATCCCGACGGTGTAGCCTTTGCCGTGTTATTGGCAAACATTTGTGTGCCATTGATTGATCACTACACCCGCCCACGGGTGGCCGGTTATGCTGTGAAGGGGAAAAAATCATGA